In Aspergillus luchuensis IFO 4308 DNA, chromosome 1, nearly complete sequence, the following are encoded in one genomic region:
- a CDS encoding uncharacterized protein (COG:G;~EggNog:ENOG410PKV4;~InterPro:IPR005829,IPR005828,IPR003663,IPR036259, IPR020846;~PFAM:PF00083,PF07690;~TransMembrane:12 (i5-24o59-81i93-114o120-138i150-168o180-203i268-298o310-331i338-356o368-391i403-427o433-454i);~go_component: GO:0016020 - membrane [Evidence IEA];~go_component: GO:0016021 - integral component of membrane [Evidence IEA];~go_function: GO:0022857 - transmembrane transporter activity [Evidence IEA];~go_process: GO:0055085 - transmembrane transport [Evidence IEA]) → MQGQALRYAQIFLVACPSFILFGYNQSGVGGLDDFPSWVRVFPEIDTVNTTGAQESHNATVQGAVVASYTIGALFGSLICTMIGDMLGRRRSIFSGALIALIGQILECTAYSLAQFVVGRVILGFGVGMLSATVPVWQSECAPAAQRGRNVVLTGMFIAFGFALTQWVNFGFYHMENSPASWRASLAIPALFSFIIMGSIFFLPESPRWLVMKNKSDVAQFTLASLRGQEVDSLEVVAELRAYELSLEESSNNSLKLRDIFTMGEEKLLYRFILCVTLQFFQQMTGGTLISVYIPLIFQTDLGLGTSLSKILAACALTWKFLCCFVGFAIIDRMGRRTAFMVSGGGMGMCMLALAVSNSFSNNHTASIISALFIFIYNFFLPIGFLGANFLYPAEVAPARLRVAMQAISIANQWLWMFVVAMITPVAIDNIGYRYYIVYAIIGGIIPPVIYLFYPETKGRSLEEVDEIFRDAPTIFSAVSMSKHRPMGDRAMERVMEEKATVEEIE, encoded by the exons ATGCAGGGCCAAGCACTTCGTTATGCCCAGATCTTCTTAGTCGCTTGTCCCTCCTTTATCCTTTTCGGTTACAATCAGTCCGGTGTCGGAGGACTCGACGACTTCCCCTCCTGGGTGAGGGTCTTTCCAGAGATTGACACAGTCAACACTACTGGGGCGCAAGAGTCTCACAATGCCACCGTTCAAGGAGCCGTGGTTGCGTCGTACACAATCGGAGCCCTCTTCGGGTCACTGATTTGTACAATGATTGGTGACATGCTTGGACGTCGCCGATCGATCTTTTCTGGCGCACTCATTGCATTGATTGGTCAGATACTGGAATGCACCGCCTATTCTCTAGCTCAATTCGTCGTTGGGAGAGTGATTTTGGGTTTTGGTGTTGGCATGCTCAGTGCGACTGTACCTGTCTGGCAATCCGAGTGCGCGCCTGCCGCCCAGCGAGGACGGAACGTGGTGTTGACAGGCATGTTCATCGCGTTTGGTTTCGCTTTGACGCAATGGGTGAATTTCGGTTTCTACCACATGGAGAATTCGCCCGCCTCATGGAGAGCATCACTTGCCATCCCCGCCTTGTTTTCGTTCATAATTATGGGcagcatcttcttcctcccagaGTCGCCGCGTTGGCTCGTCATGAAGAACAAATCAGACGTAGCACAATTTACTCTGGCGTCTCTGAGGGGACAAGAAGTAGACTCGCTGGAGGTTGTCGCAGAGCTACGGGCTTACGAGCTTTCTCTGGAGGAGTCCTCGAACAACTCACTTAAGCTCCGGGACATTTTCACtatgggagaagagaagctccTGTACAGGTTCATCCTATGTGTCACTCTCCAATTCTTCCAGCAAATGACTGGTGGAACTCTGATCTCGGTCTACATTCCACTTATCTTCCAGACAGATCTTGGACTCGGTACCAGTCTGTCGAAGATCCTTGCGGCATGCGCGTTGACCTGGAAATTCCTGTGCTGTTTTGTGGGCTTCGCCATCATTGACCGCATGGGACGACGCACAGCGTTTATGGTCAGTGGCGGTGGCATGGGCATGTGCATGCTGGCATTGGCGgtctccaattccttctcCAATAACCATAccgcatccatcatctccgccctgttcattttcatttacaacttcttccttccgatCGGCTTCTTGGGCGCCAACTTCCTTTACCCAGCCGAGGTTGCTCCTGCGCGTCTTCGTGTCGCCATGCAAGCAATTTCGATTGCCAATCAATGGCTCTG GATGTTTGTCGTCGCAATGATCACGCCTGTCGCCATTGACAACATCGGCTATCGCTACTATATCGTCTACGCCATCATCGGTGGCATTATCCCTCCTGTCATCTACCTGTTCTACCCAGAAACAAAGGGCCGGTCCCTAGAAGAAGTTGACGAGATCTTCCGTGACGCTCccaccatcttctctgcAGTGTCGATGTCGAAGCACAGGCCCATGGGAGATAGGGCCATGGAGCGTGtcatggaagagaaggcaaCTGTGGAAGAGATAGAGTAA
- a CDS encoding glycoside hydrolase family 35 protein (CAZy:GH35;~COG:G;~EggNog:ENOG410PGTY;~InterPro:IPR025300,IPR025972,IPR037110,IPR008979, IPR036833,IPR018954,IPR017853,IPR001944,IPR031330;~PFAM:PF13363,PF10435,PF01301,PF13364;~SECRETED:SignalP(1-19);~go_function: GO:0004553 - hydrolase activity, hydrolyzing O-glycosyl compounds [Evidence IEA];~go_process: GO:0005975 - carbohydrate metabolic process [Evidence IEA]): MRLPVLLKLVVVLANLCQALSVSNNSSGAVTWDGYSLIVNGERVFVNAAEFHYQRLPVPEMWLDVLQKLKANGFNTISVYFFWSYHSASREAYDFDSGAHNIQRLFDMAKETGLWVIARPGPYVNAQTNAGGLALWGSDGSMGKLRTSDEAYHEAWLPYMRRVGQIIAANQITKGGPVILFQVENELRETSHEPNNTLVRYMEQLESVIREVGITVPTTHNDQNTKYISWSRNYENVGGAVDIYGYDDYPAGFLVGNKCDGATGFDVVRTYYQRFMNYAWSGPIYLAEFEGGRTLTWGAPQNYDDCQSEHSTTFVDIYYKNNIGQRVTLQSIYEGYGGTNWGHSACPVAYTSNDYMTPLRETREQWAKLWQTKLIQLFSGSAPDLLKTNMHGNGSGYSLSTPDAYSWVLKNPDTQATFTVLQQNETPSTATITFSAYLNTSLGNVTVPGIQLEGRQSKILVTDYKFGNQLLLYSSADVLTNAVLPGHDVLTLYLWEGQTGEFALRTLKNLTFEVYGSSTVLSTLHHGYQKIRYTQSAGSTVLRFENGVIVLLLDQPTAWHFWAPSTSKYPSPKPDQKLFILGPYLVRSASVNNEVLHVSGDNNGTTTLEGFIGNVTIKAVEWNGQLLTATKTPYGSYTAQIPGTENRSVTLPPLNHWHSAESLPEIQPDFDDSRWTVANKNSTLSPQAPLTLPVLFSSDYGYYAGAKIYRGYFDGIEHTAVNITASGGLAFGWNAWLNGHLIGGHPGDPDLSATNMTLALPAPHLKTRNNVITVLVDYHGHDETSTRNGAENPRGLLGAYLLPGGTRTATAFKLWKIQGNAGGSKNIDPVRGPMNEGGLYAERLGWFLPGFPASDDKEFKSTSSPLDGISGSGVRFYVTTFDLDIDSDLDAPIGISLSAPNGTIARVMLWVNGYQYGKYVPHIGPQTKFPIPPGIINNRGQNTLALNVWAQTDAGAKLDTVELFTYGLYQTDFQFDRDWSYLQPRWKDRSMYS; the protein is encoded by the exons ATGAGGCTTCCAGTGCTGCTGAAACTCGTGGTCGTTCTAGCAAACTTATGCCAGGCACTGTCAGTATCGAATAACTCAAGTGGAGCTGTGACATGGGACGGATATAGCTTGATAGTCAATGGGGAGAGGGTTTTCGTCAA TGCTGCTGAGTTTCATTACCAGAGACTGCCCGTCCCTGAAATGTGGTTG GATGTGCTGCAAAAGTTGAAAGCAAATGGCTTCAACACAATTAG TGTCTACTTCTTCTGGAGTTATCATTCTGCTTCCAGGGAAGCATATGATTTTGATAGTGGAGCACATAACATACAGCGTCTTTTCGATATGGCCAAGGAGACAGGCCTATGGGTAATTGCCCGACCGGGTCCTTATGTCAAC GCCCAAACCAATGCAGGTGGCTTAGCTCTATGGGGCTCCGATGGCTCCATGGGAAAGCTGCGGACATCAGATGAGGCCTACCATGAAGCATGGCTTCCATATATGAGGAGAGTCGGACAAATCATTGCAGCGAACCAGATCACAAAAGGTGGT CCCGTCATACTCTTCCAGGTGGAAAATGAGCTACGAGAGACTAGCCATGAACCCAACAATACTCTCGTTAGGTATATGGAACAGCTTGAATCAGTTATTAGGGAGGTGGGAATAACGGTTCCTACGACTCACAACGATCAAAACACGAAATATATATCCTGGTCAAGGAATTACGAAAACGTTGGTGGCGCAGTTGACATTTATGGCTATGACGACTACCCTGCAGGATTCCTTGTTGGGAACAAATGTGATGGAGCGACTGGCTTTGATGTAGTTCGGACTTACTATCAGCGGTTCATGAATTATGCATGGTCTGGTCCAATATACCTCGCTGAGTTTGAGGGCGGACGTACTTTGACTTGGGGTGCACCGCAAAACTATGATGAT TGTCAGAGCGAGCACAGCACCACCTTTGTGGACATCTACTATAAGAACAACATTGGCCAGCGCGTGACGCTACAAAGCATATACGAAGGCTATGGAGGGACTAATTGGGGCCATT CTGCTTGCCCGGTGGCGTATACCAGCAATGACTATAT GACCCCCCTCCGAGAAACTCGCGAGCAATGGGCCAAGCTCTGGCAAACGAAGTTGATACAACTTTTCTCAGGATCAGCACCTGATTTGCTCAAAACGAATATGCATGGGAATGGGTCGGGTTACAGT CTCTCAACACCCGATGCTTATAGCTGGGTCTTGAAGAACCCAGATACCCAGGCAACCTTCACTGTGCTGCAGCAGAATGAAACTCCATCAACCGCTACCATCACCTTTTCAGCCTACTTGAACACCAGCCTTGGCAATGTGACTGTTCCAGGTATTCAGCTTGAAGGGCGCCAGAGCAAGATTCTAGTTACAGACTATAAGTTTGGTAACCAACTTCTGCTGTATTCGTCAGCAGATGTACTTACAAATGCCGTCTTGCCCGGTCACGACGTTCTAACTCTGTATCTGTGGGAAGGACAAACGGGCGAGTTTGCTTTAAGAACATTGAAGAACTTGACGTTCGAGGTCTATGGCTCGTCTACCGTATTGTCGACGCTTCATCATGGATACCAGAAGATTAGGTACACACAGTCTGCCGGTTCTACTGTCCTTCGTTTTGAAAATGGGGTCATTGTCTTATTGCTTGATCAACCTACCGCATGGCATTTCTGGGCTCCGTCAACATCTAAGTACCCTTCTCCTAAGCCAGACCAGAAGCTTTTCATTCTCGGCCCGTACCTAGTCAGATCTGCATCAGTCAATAACGAAGTGCTTCACGTGTCCGGAGACAACAACGGAACCACAACTTTGGAGGGTTTCATCGGCAACGTGACCATCAAGGCAGTCGAATGGAACGGCCAGCTGCTCACAGCAACCAAGACGCCCTATGGCTCCTACACAGCCCAAATACCCGGTACAGAAAACCGATCAGTAACACTTCCACCTTTGAATCACTGGCACTCAGCAGAATCCCTCCCTGAAATCCAGCCAGATTTTGACGACTCCAGATGGACGGTCGCGAACAAGAATAGCACTCTCAGCCCACAAGCCCCTCTTACCCTACCAGTTCTGTTTAGCTCCGACTATGGTTACTACGCTGGTGCTAAAATATACCGTGGCTACTTTGACGGCATCGAACACACCGCAGTCAATATTACCGCCTCTGGAGGCCTTGCGTTCGGATGGAACGCATGGCTGAACGGGCATCTCATCGGGGGCCACCCTGGCGACCCCGATCTATCAGCCACAAATATGACTTTAGCGCTTCCAGCGCCCCATCTCAAGACGAGGAACAACGTCATCACAGTCTTAGTTGACTACCATGGCCACGATGAAACTAGCACCCGTAACGGTGCTGAGAATCCTAGGGGCCTTCTCGGTGCGTATCTCCTTCCGGGAGGTACACGAACAGCAACCGCGTTCAAATTATGGAAGATTCAAGGTAATGCTGGCGGTTCGAAGAATATTGACCCAGTCCGTGGACCCATGAATGAGGGTGGCCTCTATGCTGAACGACTAGGCTGGTTCCTCCCTGGCTTTCCGGCTTCAGATGACAAGGAGTTCAAGAGTACTTCCAGTCCGCTAGACGGCATCTCAGGATCGGGTGTCCGCTTCTATGTCACCACTTTTGACCTTGATATCGACAGTGATCTAGATGCACCCATTGGTATTTCTCTCTCAGCACCAAATGGCACCATAGCACGTGTAATGCTTTGGGTCAATGGG TATCAATACGGAAAATACGTCCCTCACATCGGTCCGCAGACGAAGTTCCCCATTCCACCTGGAATAATCAACAACCGGGGTCAGAATACATTAGCCTTGAATGTGTGGGCGCAAACAGATGCCGGTGCGAAGCTCGACACTGTAGAGCTCTTCACTTACGGGTTGTATCAGACAGATTTTCAGTTTGATCGGGACTGGAGCTATCTACAGCCGAGGTGGAAGGATAGAAGCATGTACTCTTAG